From one Nitrospirota bacterium genomic stretch:
- a CDS encoding DNA gyrase inhibitor YacG: MKKMVTTRCPVCKKEAGWKDNPYRPFCSERCRLIDLGKWAAGEYRIAGEKKDIPDAEGGEKNDGEV, from the coding sequence ATGAAAAAAATGGTGACCACCCGCTGTCCGGTCTGTAAAAAGGAAGCAGGCTGGAAAGACAACCCGTACAGGCCTTTCTGCTCCGAGCGGTGCAGGCTGATCGATCTCGGCAAATGGGCCGCGGGGGAATACCGCATCGCCGGTGAGAAAAAGGACATCCCCGACGCGGAAGGGGGAGAAAAAAATGATGGAGAGGTGTAG
- a CDS encoding energy transducer TonB, whose protein sequence is MMFRKFILLSLALHLLLFGTGITFARFAGDLLQGRHDPIMVALIGREGTSASGNEAKTAAPPAARKIVPNKEVLHEPVPVQQEAPVPVPASDTVPVPQVNRQPHGEGTAVDQDAQQHASGVNGESIGQTSAAAGSSSGSVSSEQWAVIVSSIERAKNYPRLARERGIEGIVRLRFRVRPQGDVDRVEIVKSSGSEVLDSASVRTVYRAGPMPYVSGWVEVPIAYVLK, encoded by the coding sequence ATGATGTTCCGCAAGTTCATACTGCTCTCGCTTGCCCTGCACCTGCTCCTGTTCGGGACCGGGATTACCTTTGCCCGGTTTGCCGGAGACCTGCTGCAGGGCCGTCATGACCCGATCATGGTCGCACTGATCGGCAGGGAGGGAACGTCGGCTTCAGGGAACGAAGCGAAGACAGCCGCGCCCCCTGCCGCGAGAAAAATCGTTCCGAACAAGGAGGTCTTGCATGAGCCGGTTCCTGTTCAGCAGGAAGCGCCGGTCCCGGTCCCGGCTTCCGATACAGTCCCCGTGCCTCAAGTGAACAGGCAACCGCATGGCGAGGGGACAGCCGTTGATCAAGATGCGCAGCAGCATGCCTCGGGTGTGAACGGGGAATCAATCGGGCAGACCTCAGCCGCGGCGGGCTCGTCGTCAGGGTCCGTTTCTTCGGAGCAGTGGGCCGTGATCGTGTCTTCCATCGAGCGGGCAAAAAACTATCCGCGCCTGGCCCGCGAGCGCGGTATCGAAGGCATCGTTCGTCTCCGGTTTCGCGTGAGGCCCCAGGGGGATGTGGACCGTGTCGAGATCGTCAAGAGCTCGGGCTCCGAGGTCCTGGATTCCGCCTCGGTCCGGACGGTCTATCGCGCCGGACCCATGCCGTACGTGAGCGGCTGGGTCGAAGTGCCGATCGCCTATGTGTTGAAATGA
- a CDS encoding TonB-dependent receptor gives MKGIVTAVIVSCCAAAFAVVPAKADDTVQLKEVVVTATKTEKEPQDVTQSVTVITSDEIQRSGAQTAAEAIDHASGIKLTETGGKGSVTEINIRGANSEQVVVLLDGRRLNSASAGGFDMSSLPVPLEDIERIEIVRGAASSLYGADALGGVVNIITKKPRGPSTTVKAEAGTHGWQDLTVGNSNKIDKFYYSLSGGTQKYDGFRVNSDLDQWKAAIKLGYDHSADTNVELSIDSLGKEIGVPGSTADGGIFLSPLAREWDRTQGSSLTYKTKFTRELDLRLNVYQNQDDIRFIDPNPFFRQHTENTSTSTGAEVQTNWVANSWNLLTLGAEARQNHLDGINTEQPDASPGVHTDSIMAAYIQDEISAGESLIVVVGAREDTNSVYGSNLSPKVSARYIISPTGTIIRASAGEAFRGPTLNELFWQFDGFEQGNPALQPETSKEYEAGIEQPFGKRYSVKFTYFRRLVDNLINWQVDPSTFIYSPVNISRARIEGSESEVKIAPFESFTWALNYTYTKAVTDQLTSSYIAGIPAAQAKSYVNVTLPGKTNLFIDGRYVRNYTYPGIPNPTQEYTVADAKLSQPVELGQKVKAEIYAGVKNMFNREYQVNAGYPMPGREWFGGVSLVF, from the coding sequence ATGAAGGGAATCGTAACAGCAGTCATTGTTTCGTGCTGCGCGGCGGCATTTGCGGTTGTGCCGGCAAAGGCCGACGATACAGTGCAGCTCAAGGAAGTGGTGGTAACGGCAACGAAGACCGAGAAGGAGCCTCAGGATGTTACACAGTCCGTAACGGTCATCACGAGCGACGAGATCCAACGGTCAGGGGCACAGACGGCAGCTGAAGCCATCGACCACGCAAGCGGCATCAAGCTCACGGAAACAGGCGGTAAAGGCTCGGTCACTGAAATCAACATCAGAGGCGCCAATTCCGAGCAGGTCGTGGTCCTGCTTGATGGCAGGCGGCTCAATTCAGCGAGCGCCGGGGGATTCGATATGTCCAGTCTCCCGGTGCCGCTCGAGGACATCGAACGTATCGAGATCGTGCGAGGAGCTGCGTCCTCGTTGTACGGCGCGGACGCTCTGGGCGGAGTGGTCAATATCATCACAAAAAAACCGAGAGGTCCGTCAACGACCGTCAAAGCCGAGGCCGGAACGCACGGATGGCAGGACCTTACGGTGGGAAATTCGAACAAGATCGACAAGTTCTATTATTCGCTGTCGGGCGGCACGCAGAAATACGACGGCTTTCGGGTAAACAGCGATCTTGACCAGTGGAAGGCTGCTATAAAACTGGGCTACGATCACAGCGCAGATACGAATGTCGAGCTGTCCATCGACTCGCTCGGCAAGGAGATCGGTGTGCCAGGCTCAACAGCCGATGGCGGCATCTTTCTGAGTCCGCTGGCTCGTGAATGGGACCGGACCCAGGGTTCGTCACTCACCTATAAGACAAAATTCACGAGGGAGCTCGATCTCAGGCTGAACGTATATCAGAACCAGGATGATATCAGGTTCATTGACCCGAACCCGTTCTTTCGGCAGCACACCGAGAACACGAGCACATCGACCGGGGCCGAGGTGCAGACGAACTGGGTGGCGAATTCCTGGAACCTTTTGACGCTGGGAGCCGAGGCGAGGCAGAATCATCTCGACGGCATTAACACGGAACAGCCTGATGCAAGCCCGGGAGTCCATACCGACTCGATTATGGCGGCCTATATCCAGGACGAGATCTCCGCTGGTGAATCGCTCATCGTTGTTGTCGGAGCACGCGAGGACACAAACTCGGTTTATGGAAGCAACTTGAGCCCGAAAGTGAGCGCTCGGTATATCATTTCCCCGACCGGAACCATCATCCGCGCATCGGCGGGCGAAGCGTTCCGCGGTCCTACGTTGAACGAGCTCTTCTGGCAGTTTGACGGCTTCGAGCAGGGAAACCCGGCTCTGCAGCCCGAGACCTCGAAGGAGTATGAAGCAGGCATCGAGCAGCCATTCGGCAAGAGGTATTCAGTCAAGTTCACCTATTTTAGACGCCTGGTTGACAACCTGATCAACTGGCAGGTAGATCCCTCAACATTTATTTACTCGCCTGTCAATATCAGCAGGGCGCGGATCGAGGGTTCGGAATCGGAGGTAAAAATAGCTCCTTTCGAATCTTTCACGTGGGCTCTTAATTACACGTATACGAAAGCAGTCACGGATCAGCTGACGAGTTCCTATATCGCGGGAATTCCCGCAGCACAGGCTAAGAGTTATGTGAATGTGACATTGCCCGGGAAAACGAATCTCTTTATAGACGGAAGGTATGTCAGAAACTATACCTATCCCGGCATCCCCAATCCTACGCAGGAGTATACGGTCGCCGATGCAAAGTTGTCGCAACCTGTCGAGTTGGGGCAGAAGGTGAAGGCCGAAATCTATGCCGGCGTCAAGAACATGTTCAATCGCGAATACCAGGTGAATGCCGGGTATCCCATGCCTGGCCGGGAATGGTTCGGCGGCGTTTCTTTGGTTTTCTGA
- a CDS encoding ABC transporter ATP-binding protein produces MSSPSEPSEPRILELDAACFSYERQRPFIRDLSFNVGQGEFIGLLGANGSGKSTILKLGTGILRPSSGGVRLWGRDLHALRHRDRAKLISYLPQTLDITVPFTISELVSMGLYPYDIPPAMSVDEALDLVGLATKSDANLSDLSGGERRRAFIAMTLVQGAGLLLLDEPLANLDIKFQIDLIRLLRKLRKARNISVVMSLHDINIALQFDRVLLIKDGNLIGSGRPDAILTRDMLKQAFDVSMEIRRSEKAGMYISYEENY; encoded by the coding sequence ATGTCCTCACCATCTGAACCATCAGAGCCGCGGATCCTGGAACTCGATGCGGCCTGCTTCTCCTATGAACGTCAGCGGCCGTTCATCCGCGACCTCTCGTTCAACGTGGGCCAGGGAGAGTTCATCGGTCTCCTGGGTGCGAACGGTTCGGGCAAGTCCACGATCCTGAAGCTCGGAACCGGGATCCTGCGGCCGTCGTCAGGCGGTGTCAGGCTCTGGGGAAGGGACCTGCATGCGCTCAGGCACCGGGACCGCGCCAAGCTGATCAGTTATCTGCCGCAGACGCTGGATATAACCGTTCCCTTTACGATCAGCGAGCTGGTGAGCATGGGGCTCTACCCCTATGACATCCCGCCGGCCATGTCCGTTGACGAGGCGCTGGACCTGGTAGGCCTGGCTACAAAATCGGATGCGAACCTCAGCGATCTGAGCGGCGGTGAGCGTCGGCGGGCCTTCATCGCCATGACGCTGGTGCAGGGCGCGGGGCTGCTGCTCCTGGACGAGCCGCTCGCCAACCTGGATATCAAGTTCCAGATCGACCTCATCAGGCTGCTCAGGAAACTGCGTAAAGCGCGGAACATCTCGGTAGTCATGTCGCTCCATGACATCAACATCGCGCTCCAGTTCGACCGGGTCCTGCTGATCAAGGACGGAAACCTCATCGGCTCTGGCCGGCCCGATGCCATATTGACGAGGGACATGCTGAAGCAGGCCTTCGACGTAAGCATGGAGATACGGCGATCCGAGAAGGCGGGCATGTATATCAGCTACGAGGAAAATTATTAA
- a CDS encoding iron ABC transporter permease codes for MSPVKIILLFLVVLLIVLCSLVAGPRVIVPFGLSDTDREILFSIRLPRIVVAVLMGMALGASGAVLQGILRNPLADPYILGISSGASLTAALGIIGGLSFLGSFTVPVMAFIGAVITGGIVGVMGWKRGGIWPERLLLAGVGLSFLFSSLLMLLMSVSTDEGMRRATLWIFGDLSMSEWSRIPYGLAFVAAGIILSATRAKALNALILGDDFAHSLGFAPQRERFILFVSVGLMTAASVSLGGMIGFIGLLIPHIMRFFLGADSRMLIVASALGGGSLLCIADLISRSLLPPMELPAGVITAIIGAPYFLFLLRRKNVLTI; via the coding sequence ATGTCTCCGGTAAAGATCATCTTACTCTTCCTGGTCGTCCTGCTCATCGTCCTGTGCTCGCTGGTCGCGGGGCCGCGCGTCATCGTTCCCTTCGGCCTGAGCGACACGGACCGCGAGATCCTGTTCTCCATCCGCCTGCCCCGGATCGTCGTGGCAGTGCTCATGGGCATGGCGCTCGGGGCTTCGGGAGCGGTGCTCCAGGGCATTCTCCGGAACCCGCTCGCGGACCCCTATATCCTCGGCATTTCAAGCGGCGCTTCCCTCACCGCCGCGCTCGGCATCATCGGCGGTCTGAGTTTTCTCGGCAGCTTTACCGTGCCGGTCATGGCCTTCATAGGCGCCGTCATAACCGGAGGCATCGTGGGCGTCATGGGGTGGAAGCGGGGAGGGATCTGGCCGGAGCGGCTGCTGCTCGCCGGAGTGGGACTGAGCTTTCTGTTCTCTTCGCTTCTCATGCTGCTGATGAGCGTGTCGACCGACGAGGGAATGCGCCGGGCCACGCTTTGGATCTTCGGCGACCTCTCCATGTCCGAGTGGTCCCGCATCCCCTACGGGCTTGCCTTTGTCGCTGCCGGAATCATCCTCTCCGCAACGCGCGCGAAGGCCCTGAACGCCCTGATCCTGGGCGATGACTTCGCCCACAGCCTGGGTTTCGCACCCCAGCGCGAGCGGTTCATCCTGTTCGTCTCCGTCGGCCTGATGACGGCGGCATCGGTCTCGCTCGGCGGCATGATCGGGTTCATCGGCCTGCTCATTCCGCATATCATGCGTTTCTTTCTCGGCGCGGACAGCAGGATGCTGATCGTCGCCTCGGCGCTCGGCGGCGGATCGCTGCTCTGCATTGCCGATCTGATCAGCCGCTCCCTTCTGCCGCCCATGGAACTGCCGGCGGGCGTGATCACGGCGATCATCGGCGCGCCGTACTTCCTGTTCCTGCTCCGGAGAAAAAATGTCCTCACCATCTGA
- a CDS encoding cobalamin-binding protein, with translation MRTSLFFSLSLVMIACFASAADLASSPRRIVSLAPSMTEIMYALGLADNIVGVTTYCDYPEEAKKKPKIGGMSNPSLEAVVSLKPDIVVLTTDGNPKEFEERLVSLKIRTYVFEARRLSELPQGIRDLSAALNIRERGERLAREIEEGIRRASALRSEHHVKRKVLFIVWPEPLIVAGPGTVIDDAIMLLGHENLAATAKTSYPKYSIEDVISRAPDAIFVGKATGMDMRSVSEGFLKRMSSVPAVRNGAVFYTSDKLYRLGPRVIGGIEELAACLR, from the coding sequence ATGAGAACTTCTCTATTCTTTTCTCTTTCTCTGGTGATGATCGCCTGTTTCGCATCGGCGGCCGATCTTGCATCGTCGCCCCGGCGCATCGTGTCCCTCGCCCCGAGCATGACCGAGATCATGTACGCCCTCGGGCTGGCGGACAACATCGTCGGCGTTACGACCTATTGCGACTACCCGGAGGAGGCGAAGAAGAAGCCCAAGATCGGAGGCATGTCCAATCCTTCGCTGGAGGCCGTCGTCTCCCTCAAGCCGGACATCGTCGTCCTGACCACGGACGGGAACCCGAAGGAATTCGAGGAGCGGCTCGTTTCGCTCAAGATCAGGACCTATGTCTTCGAGGCGCGGCGGCTCTCCGAACTGCCGCAGGGCATCCGCGACCTTTCGGCCGCCTTGAACATCCGGGAGCGGGGCGAGCGCCTTGCACGGGAGATCGAAGAGGGGATCCGGAGGGCGTCCGCCCTGCGCAGTGAGCATCATGTCAAGCGAAAGGTCCTCTTCATCGTCTGGCCGGAGCCGCTCATCGTGGCGGGGCCCGGGACGGTCATCGATGACGCCATAATGCTGCTCGGCCACGAAAATCTGGCGGCGACGGCGAAGACGTCCTATCCCAAGTATTCCATCGAGGATGTCATCAGCCGAGCACCGGACGCGATCTTTGTGGGCAAGGCCACGGGCATGGATATGCGAAGCGTATCAGAGGGTTTCCTGAAAAGAATGTCGTCCGTGCCGGCGGTCAGGAACGGCGCCGTGTTTTACACGAGCGATAAGCTGTACCGGCTCGGGCCGCGTGTCATCGGGGGAATCGAGGAGCTTGCCGCATGTCTCCGGTAA
- the cobT gene encoding nicotinate-nucleotide--dimethylbenzimidazole phosphoribosyltransferase — protein sequence MNTLKEVLNNIKPVDVSRTSQIQAQLDDLTKPQGSLGRLEELARRYCLITGKDKPVLRNKIIFTCAGDHGVTKEGVSAYPAAVTPQMVYNFLRGGAGVNVLARQAGVRVIVVDMGVDHDFEPAEGLEIRKIGRGTANMAAGPAMTREQAEASIMAGVGLVGKYRDGLDIIGTGDMGIGNTTPSSAIVSVITGTDPELVTGRGTGIDDAALRSKVETIRKAIAVNRPDRRDALDVLAKVGGYEIGGIAGIVLGAALYRIPVVLDGFISTAGALIAAELCPAAKDYLIAAHQSVEIGHRKMLERLEQRPLLDLNLRLGEGTGAALGITLVDAGLRVLAEMATFSSAGVSEKSAEQTVS from the coding sequence ATGAACACACTGAAAGAAGTTCTGAATAATATAAAACCGGTAGATGTTTCACGAACAAGCCAGATTCAGGCGCAGCTCGACGATCTGACCAAGCCGCAGGGAAGTCTGGGACGGCTTGAAGAGCTTGCCAGACGGTATTGCCTTATCACGGGCAAAGACAAACCGGTCCTCAGGAACAAGATCATCTTCACCTGCGCAGGGGATCACGGCGTGACGAAGGAAGGGGTGAGCGCCTATCCGGCTGCAGTGACGCCCCAGATGGTCTATAACTTTCTGCGCGGCGGCGCCGGCGTGAACGTGCTCGCACGGCAGGCGGGCGTGCGGGTCATCGTGGTGGACATGGGTGTGGACCACGATTTCGAGCCCGCCGAGGGCCTGGAGATCAGGAAGATCGGCCGCGGTACGGCGAACATGGCTGCAGGACCGGCCATGACAAGGGAACAGGCCGAAGCGTCGATTATGGCAGGCGTCGGGCTCGTGGGGAAGTACCGCGACGGCCTGGATATCATCGGCACGGGCGACATGGGCATCGGCAACACGACGCCGTCGTCCGCGATCGTTTCGGTGATCACGGGAACCGATCCGGAACTGGTCACCGGCCGGGGGACCGGCATCGATGATGCGGCTCTCAGGAGCAAGGTCGAAACGATCAGGAAGGCGATCGCTGTGAACCGGCCGGACCGGCGCGATGCGCTGGATGTCTTGGCCAAAGTGGGCGGGTACGAGATCGGCGGGATCGCGGGCATCGTGCTCGGCGCCGCTCTCTACCGGATCCCGGTCGTCTTGGACGGGTTCATCTCGACGGCAGGCGCGCTCATTGCCGCAGAACTGTGTCCCGCGGCAAAGGATTACCTTATCGCAGCGCACCAGTCCGTGGAGATCGGCCACCGGAAGATGCTGGAGCGCCTGGAACAGCGGCCGCTTTTGGACCTGAACCTGCGGCTCGGCGAAGGGACGGGCGCGGCTTTGGGGATCACGCTGGTCGATGCAGGCCTTCGCGTCCTTGCTGAAATGGCCACGTTCTCATCGGCCGGAGTATCGGAAAAGAGCGCCGAGCAGACGGTTTCGTAG
- a CDS encoding class I SAM-dependent methyltransferase yields the protein MDRTQELNLLNQKRYAVTAWFYDILDYPWERQYRKWRPELLKDVHGEALEAGVGTGRNLKYYPAGVDLTAMDFSSAMLKKASKRCSEATCNVKFVLEDASQMATVPSNTYDWVVAFFLCCVLPHELQDRAISEFARVLKPGGRFRLLEMKYSGDPKLRKRQDFFAPLVAKVYGAGFDRQTLMHLQNNANLTVTGTRYIKHDTYVLIDGIRIV from the coding sequence ATGGACCGCACGCAGGAGTTGAACCTGTTAAATCAGAAGCGATATGCCGTTACTGCGTGGTTCTACGATATCCTGGATTACCCCTGGGAGCGCCAATACCGGAAGTGGCGACCCGAGCTGTTGAAAGATGTTCACGGAGAGGCACTGGAAGCGGGCGTCGGCACCGGGCGCAACCTGAAATACTACCCAGCAGGCGTGGACCTGACTGCAATGGATTTCAGTTCCGCCATGCTGAAGAAAGCATCGAAGCGGTGCAGCGAAGCAACGTGCAATGTCAAGTTCGTTCTGGAAGACGCTTCGCAGATGGCGACGGTCCCTTCGAACACCTACGACTGGGTCGTCGCGTTCTTTCTCTGCTGCGTCCTGCCCCATGAACTGCAGGACCGGGCGATCTCGGAATTTGCGCGCGTGTTGAAGCCTGGCGGCAGGTTCCGGCTTCTCGAAATGAAGTATTCGGGCGACCCAAAACTCAGAAAAAGGCAGGATTTCTTTGCTCCCCTTGTAGCGAAGGTCTACGGCGCGGGGTTCGACCGGCAGACGCTCATGCACCTCCAGAACAACGCGAACCTGACGGTGACGGGAACGCGCTATATCAAACACGACACGTACGTGCTTATCGATGGCATCCGGATCGTTTGA
- a CDS encoding Rdx family protein, producing MQIAIEYCGTCNYRPIAAAFSLAIQEAFGVKPVLVHSTESGAFTVIADGETVFSKSVSGVFPSKEEIIEILRKRRGPE from the coding sequence ATGCAGATAGCCATTGAATACTGCGGGACGTGCAATTACCGGCCCATTGCGGCCGCTTTCTCGCTGGCAATCCAGGAAGCGTTCGGCGTCAAGCCGGTCTTGGTCCACTCGACTGAGAGCGGTGCATTCACGGTCATTGCGGACGGAGAGACAGTCTTCTCAAAGTCTGTCTCGGGCGTTTTCCCGTCCAAGGAAGAGATCATCGAAATTCTCAGGAAGCGGCGGGGCCCCGAGTGA
- a CDS encoding ASKHA domain-containing protein codes for MDHTIIFQPSGRRGKVPEGTTILDAARRLGVGIEAVCGEHMVCGKCRVKVMEGSFPKENITSSMKHLSDLDEKEIKVLKRKDSDEHIRLACSTKILGDVLVFVPEASRTGKQVVSKAAGVIKIKLKPAVLKYYVELPHPSLDDPLGDFERLEKALSKTHRVKGLSIDYRALQVLPDAIRKGDWKVTVTVWNKSEIIRVEPGEVTTNIGLAVDIGTTTVAGYLTDLNTGNVLVTESMMNPQVRYGEDVMSRITYCMMNEQTGLKELQATIIEGLNTIVKQAAHKAGISHLDISEMTLVGNTAMHHILLGINPEYMGVAPFTPALHHSVDLKADRFGIDILPGGNIHIMPIEAGFVGADNVGCLIADTPYKRDKMTLLIDIGTNGELVFGNKKKLISCSCATGPALEGAQIEFGMRAAPGAIERVKIDPETYEPVYKVIGSNEWSDGQRNMQARGICGSAIIDVIAEMFKAGIIVKNGRLNAEIKSARVRQGAKNVPEYVVAWKHETAIDQDIVVNQKDVRAIQLAKGALYSGCLIMMRKLGVSSFDRLAVAGAFGSHIDKIAAMSIGMFPDCDLKKVEYIGNAAGDGARIALLNTDKRREANEIARQVEYVELALEEDFNDRFGESMQFPHMFDKFPHLKGILPPEYV; via the coding sequence ATGGATCATACGATCATCTTTCAGCCTTCCGGTCGTCGCGGCAAGGTACCTGAAGGCACTACGATCCTCGACGCCGCGAGAAGGCTGGGGGTGGGTATCGAGGCGGTCTGCGGAGAGCATATGGTCTGCGGAAAGTGCCGCGTCAAGGTCATGGAGGGTAGCTTTCCGAAGGAGAACATAACGTCCTCGATGAAGCACCTGAGCGATCTCGACGAAAAAGAGATCAAGGTGCTCAAGCGGAAGGATTCGGACGAACACATCCGCCTGGCCTGCTCCACGAAGATCCTGGGCGATGTGCTTGTCTTCGTTCCCGAAGCCAGCCGCACGGGAAAACAGGTCGTGAGCAAGGCCGCCGGCGTCATCAAGATAAAACTCAAACCGGCGGTGTTGAAGTACTACGTGGAGCTGCCCCATCCATCCCTCGATGATCCCCTCGGCGACTTCGAGCGGCTGGAAAAGGCGCTTTCCAAGACTCACCGGGTCAAGGGGCTGTCCATCGATTACCGCGCGCTCCAGGTCCTTCCCGACGCGATCCGCAAGGGGGACTGGAAGGTGACGGTAACGGTCTGGAACAAGAGCGAGATCATCCGTGTCGAGCCGGGTGAAGTGACGACCAATATCGGTCTTGCCGTGGACATCGGCACCACGACCGTCGCCGGATATCTGACCGACCTCAACACCGGCAATGTGCTGGTGACCGAATCGATGATGAACCCGCAGGTGCGGTACGGCGAGGACGTCATGTCGCGCATCACCTACTGCATGATGAACGAACAGACCGGGCTCAAAGAGCTCCAGGCCACGATCATCGAAGGGCTCAATACGATCGTGAAGCAGGCGGCCCACAAAGCGGGGATCTCGCACTTGGACATCAGCGAGATGACCCTCGTGGGAAACACGGCCATGCACCATATCCTGCTCGGGATAAACCCGGAGTACATGGGCGTGGCGCCTTTCACCCCCGCCCTGCATCATTCCGTGGATCTCAAGGCCGACCGCTTCGGCATCGATATCCTTCCCGGCGGAAACATCCACATCATGCCTATCGAAGCCGGTTTCGTAGGGGCCGATAACGTCGGATGCCTGATCGCTGACACGCCGTACAAGCGGGATAAGATGACACTCCTGATCGACATCGGCACGAACGGCGAGCTGGTCTTCGGCAACAAGAAGAAGCTCATCTCCTGTTCCTGCGCCACGGGCCCGGCCCTTGAAGGGGCCCAGATCGAGTTCGGGATGCGGGCAGCACCCGGGGCGATCGAACGGGTCAAGATCGATCCAGAGACCTATGAACCCGTGTACAAGGTGATCGGCAGCAACGAGTGGAGCGACGGACAGCGGAACATGCAGGCCCGGGGCATCTGCGGGTCGGCAATCATTGACGTGATCGCCGAAATGTTCAAGGCCGGGATCATCGTAAAGAACGGCCGCCTCAATGCGGAGATCAAGTCCGCACGGGTTCGGCAGGGGGCGAAGAACGTACCCGAGTATGTCGTTGCCTGGAAGCACGAGACGGCTATCGACCAGGACATCGTGGTCAACCAGAAGGACGTCCGCGCCATCCAGCTCGCAAAGGGAGCCCTCTATTCGGGCTGCCTGATCATGATGCGCAAACTCGGCGTCAGCTCCTTTGACCGCCTTGCCGTGGCAGGCGCCTTCGGCAGCCATATCGACAAGATCGCAGCGATGTCCATCGGGATGTTTCCTGACTGCGATCTGAAAAAGGTCGAGTACATAGGGAACGCAGCGGGCGACGGCGCCCGGATCGCGCTTTTGAACACGGACAAGCGGCGCGAGGCGAACGAGATCGCCCGGCAGGTCGAGTACGTCGAGCTTGCGCTCGAGGAGGATTTCAACGACCGCTTCGGAGAGTCCATGCAGTTCCCCCACATGTTCGACAAATTTCCGCATCTGAAGGGAATTTTGCCGCCGGAATATGTCTAA
- a CDS encoding cobalamin-dependent protein (Presence of a B(12) (cobalamin)-binding domain implies dependence on cobalamin itself, in one of its several forms, or in some unusual lineages, dependence on a cobalamin-like analog.) produces the protein MATKEKEQELIKRLQEAVINYKVEDARKTAEEAVKVGADAYKMTMEGLAGGMEVVSQKFDSHEYFVPETLLCAKALYAALDVLKPHIKVSSGGKRGQVVLGVMQGDVHDLGKNLIKAIFESSGWTVHDLGRDVPLQKFVEEQLKTDSDIVMLSAMMTTSMVGIKKLIPMIKEKNPKVKIMIGGAPITEKTVEEYGADITADNAPNALREAMKMLETLRKGEAA, from the coding sequence ATGGCGACGAAGGAAAAGGAACAGGAACTGATCAAGAGACTACAGGAGGCGGTCATCAACTACAAAGTTGAAGACGCCAGAAAAACGGCGGAAGAGGCGGTCAAGGTGGGCGCCGATGCCTATAAGATGACGATGGAGGGTCTGGCAGGGGGCATGGAGGTCGTCAGCCAGAAGTTCGACAGCCACGAGTATTTCGTCCCCGAGACGCTGCTCTGCGCCAAGGCGCTCTACGCCGCCCTCGACGTCCTGAAGCCGCATATTAAAGTGTCGAGCGGCGGAAAACGCGGCCAGGTCGTGCTCGGCGTGATGCAGGGCGACGTGCACGATCTCGGGAAGAACCTCATCAAGGCCATATTCGAATCATCGGGGTGGACCGTGCACGACCTTGGACGTGACGTTCCGCTTCAGAAATTCGTCGAGGAGCAGCTCAAGACCGACTCCGACATCGTGATGCTTTCCGCCATGATGACGACCTCCATGGTCGGCATCAAGAAGCTTATCCCGATGATCAAGGAGAAAAATCCGAAAGTGAAGATCATGATCGGCGGCGCGCCGATCACCGAGAAGACCGTGGAGGAATACGGCGCGGACATCACGGCGGACAATGCTCCCAATGCTCTTCGCGAAGCCATGAAAATGCTCGAAACGCTGCGAAAAGGCGAGGCAGCCTAG